TCCGCGTGCTCTCCTTCGGCGTTCATGACTGCGTGCGTACGGTGCGAGAAGGATGCTTCAGCCGGCCAGGCGCTCGACCAGCAAGAACCCGCCGATGACGATCATCATGGCACCGGAGACGCGGGTGACCGCCCGGGCCGCGGCGGGCCGGGTCTTCAGGACGGTGCGCGCCAGGACGCCGACGCCGAAGTAGACGATGGCGCAGGCGGTCATGTGGAGCGTGCCGAGCAGTCCGGTCTGCACGGCGACCGGCCAGCCCGTCGCCGGATGGATGAACTGCGGGAACAGCGAGAAGTACAGCAGCAGCGCCTTCGGGTTCAGGCCGCTGATGCCGATGCCCTTGAGCATGATCTGCAGGCGGGAGGAGTCCATGGTCCGCTCGGAGGCCGTCAAGGTGGCGGGCTGCCTCAGCACGCTGCAGCCGAGCCACACCAGGTAGCCGGCCCCGGCGACCGTCAGCGCGGTGAGCAGGGTCGGTGAGCTCGCCACGATCACCACCAGGCCCGCGACGGCGAGCAGTGTGTATCCCGCGTATCCGGCTATCAGCCCGGTGACCGCGGGGACGACCGACCGGTCCCGCAGGCCCGCCGAGATCGCGTAGGCCCAGTCCGCACCCGGGGTGAACACCAGCAGGAGGTCCACTGCCAGGAATGCCGCCAGTGTGGTCGTGTCCATAGATCGTTCCCTCTCACGTTCTGCGTTGCGAGAGGAAGGCTAGGCCCGATCTGCCCGAAAGTGTTCCTTCATTTACTCCATGATCGCGGCATGTGAGGGAGAATTTCCCCATGGATGCCATGGACCGGAAAATTCTTGCCGAGCTGCAGTTGGACGGCCGTCTCACGGTCACCGAGCTGGCCGCCCGCGTGCAGCTCAGCGTCTCGCCCTGCCACCGCCGCCTGCGTGACCTCGAACGCGAGGGCGCAATCCGTGGCTACCGCGCGGTCGTGGATCCGGCAGCCCTGGGCCTCACCTTCGAAGCCCTCGTCTTCGCCACCCTGCGCTGGGAGGACCCCGACACCGTCACCGCCTTCGAAGAAGCCGTGGCCGCCGTCCCCCACGTGCTCCAAGCCCAGCGCCTCTTCGGCGAACCCGACTACCTCCTGCGCGTCGCCACCACCGACCTGACCGCCTTCCAGCAGCTCTACGACCAGCAGTTGGCCAGGCTCCCGGGCGTCCAACGCCTGACCTCCACCCTCGTCATGAAGCACGTCGTCGACGACCGCCCCCTGCCCGAGTAGTGACCGAAGCGAGCCGGCCCGTCAGCCGCCCGGGGGTCGGGTACGCAAGTGGGATCGCCGCCCCTGTCCCGCAACCGGCCGCGTCGGCTGACGCCCGCTGCAGCGCGGGCCCCTGCCGAGTGGGCAGGGGCCCGCGGTGTGGAGAGCTGTTGAGAGCCGGGACCTGTCCTTGACGAGCAGCGTCCTGGCCCACACCGCTTACCGTCTGCTGCCGGCCTGACGGCCCGGCCTCACTTCAGGTGCCGACCGAAGAACCGGTCCCCGTCCTCCCTCTCGAACCACGGGGTACCGAGGTGTCCGCCCAAGTTGGCGTGCAGTGTCTTCTCCTTGCTGCCGAAGGCGTCGAACAGGTCCAGGGCCCGTTGCCGGGGGTTCCCTTCGTCGTCCCACTGCAGCAGGAAGAGCAGCGGAATGGTGACCTGCCGAGCCTCCTCGCGCTGGGCGCGGGGCACGTACCCCCCGGCGAAGAAACCGGCGGCCGCGATGCGTGGCTCGACCGCCGTCAGCCGAATACCGAGGGCGGTCCATCCCGCGTACCCGACCGGGCCACCGATCTCGGGCAGCGAAAGGAGGGCGTCCAGGGTGGTCCGCCATTCCGGGACCGCCTTTTCGACCAGCGGCGCGATGAAGGACTCGAAGATCTCGTCGACCGGCTCGCCGGCCTGCATCGCCCGACGGAGGTCGGCGCGGGCCTGCTCGTCGGCGGCGGAACGGGGCCGGTCACCGCACCCGGCGGCGTCGATGGTGGCCACCGCGTAGCCGTACGCCGCGGACAGCCGGGCCCGGGCCACCAGTCGCGGTTCCCCCTTGGGCAGGCCGTTGTTGTGGGCCATCAGGATCAGCGGGGCCGGTGCGGCGGATTCGGGCGTCCACAGGGTGCCGGGGATCTCGCCGAGGGTGAATTCGCGTTCGAGGACGCCGTCGTCGAGACGCTGTTCAGAAGTGAATTGCATGGTCGTGCCTTTCGGGAGTGCTCTGGAACGGCGCTCCCGGACGACCTATCGCCCGACCGTGACCCCGGAGGGGAGCACCCATGTCGATTCTGCGTTCACGGGTACCACCTCCTCGTTCTCTTGCACGGCCTCCGGAAAAGTAGCAGTGGGTGCCGTGGTCGGCCAAACGGATTTTTGCGCGGGCTCCGTGGCCGAATGCCACGGAGTGGGAACACTACGCAGAGCTGCTTGGGGCCTCATCGCGGCTGCCCGAGGTGAGGCCCTGCGACGGCGCGGCGTGCCGGGGGTGCGAGGGTGTTGAGAGGAGGCCACTTCTTGCCTGTTGCGGCGGGCACCGAGGGCGAGTGGTTGCGTCGGGCGGAAACGCCAAGCGGTTGAGGCCACTGAGGTGGTTCCCTACATGGATGGACGATTCTCTGTGGGGCCGGATCCCGCCCGAGATGCAAGCAGAAGTGGACCGTCTCGTCTCCATCGGGCACAACGTGCAGGCCATTGCGGCGATGCGTGAGCACGCCGGTCTGCCACAGCCCAGCCTCCCAGAGTGCGTTGACCTCCTCGATCAGCGTTTCACCGCCTTGCGGAGTGACAGCAGGTAACGCCCGCAGGCATCGGTCTCGTCGAGTCGCGGCGCAGGAGAAGGGTGAGCCGACAGGGACTGAGTCAGGGGCGTCGCGGCAACGACCGCCAAGGCTGGAAGAGCCAGGTGTCCAGGCCGAGGTCACCCGGCAGGGCCCGCTCAACGCCATGGGCGCCGGGCTAGGGCGTCATTCGCGATCGCCCCGATCGCCGACGGCTGTGCCGGGCCGTTCGGGGCGCACGGACTGGTGCGCCAGGCGTTCCGTGTGTGCGGAGCGGGCTTGCGGCCAAGCGGGGGCTGCCGGGTGCTCGTGCGCGAGTCCGTTGAGGACGGTTCGGACCAGGCGCTCCGTCTGGAGGTCGATCGCCTGGTGGTCATCGAGGTGGACGAGGCCTTCCACGAGGAGGTTGGCGAGCCCGTGGATGGCCGACCAGAGGAGGAACTCGGATCCGGGTCGAGCCGCGGCGCTGAGCCCGCCGGCGTCGACGAGCCGGTCGAGTTCCGCGGCCAGCACGTCGTGGGGGTGTGTCGGCAGGGGGATCTCGGGATCCCCGGCACCGAATGCGAGGCGAGCGACGGCAGGGTCGTCGAGAGCCCACCTCACATACCCGCGGGCGTAGGCGATGAGGCGCTGTTGCCGGCCTTCGCTCGACGCTTCCTTCACGGCGAGGCTCAGCCGCTCCCCCAGCTGGGCCAACACCCGCCCGGACAGCGCGTGGACGAGTGCCTCCCGCGAACTGAAGTGGTGGTAGGCCGCGCTCGGGCTGACTCCGACCTGGAGCGATGCTTCCCGCAGCGACCATCCGTCTGCACCGCGCTCGCGGACCAGTGCTTCGGCGGCGTCCAGCAGGGCTCCTCGCAACTCCCCGTGGTGATAGCGGTTTTTGGGCATGCGGCAGATCTTAACAGTGTTCAGATGCGTGCTACCTTCGCCCGAGTGGATCTGAACACTGATCAGATGGGAGTTCGGCCATGTGCCAAACCGAACCTTCGCCGCACACCGCAACGGCTGGAGAGCCGACTCCGCCCGACCGGGCGGACGCTCCCCCGCCGAGGGTCCAGGGCGAGCCGATCGAGGTGGCGGAAGGGGTGTTCGTCATCCCGGACAACCGGGTGCCGATCGTCCCCAACATCGGCATCGTCGTCGGAAATCACGCCGCACTGGTCATCGACACAGGGATCGGGCAGCGCAACGGAAGGTACGTCCTGGAGCAAGCCAGGCGGCTGGCCGGCGGGCGGCGGCTGTTCCTGACCCTCACCCACTTCCACCCCGAGCACGGCTTCGGGGCTCAAGCCTTCAAGGGTGCTGCGACGATCGTCTACAACGCCGCGCAGCGGGCGGAGCTGCACCGCAAGGGCGCTGCCTATGCCGACATGTTCCGGGGACTGAGTCCGGCTGTTGCGGCGGAGCTGGAAGGCGTGCAGTTCGTCGACCCCGATGTGACGTATACCGGGGAGGCCGAGGTCGACCTGGGCGGCCGCACGGTGCTCCTTCGGGAGGTGGGGCCGGCGCACACCGTCGGCGACCAGGTCGTGCTCGTCGACGACCGCGTGCTGTTCGGCGGCGATCTGCTGGAGACGCGCATGTTTCCCATCGCGCCGTACTTCCCGCCGCATGACACCGACGTCGATGCCGATCGGTGGATCAGCGTGCTCGACCAGCTCCTCGCCCTCGACCCCGAAATCGTGGTTCCTGGGCATGGTGAGGTGACGGACGCAACGCTCATCCGGGAGGTGCGGGACTACCTCGGGTATGTGCGCGCTGAGACGACGCGCCTGCGCGGCCGGGGCGCCACGGAGGACGAGGCCGCGGAGAGGATCAGCGAAAGTGCCCGTTCCCGATGGAGCACTTGGGACCACCCCGAATGGACAAGTTTTGCCGTGCGGGCCTTCTACAACGGTTCTTCGGCCGTCTGATATCGGCTCCACGGGCCTCAACCCCCGGGCAGGCGAGCCCCGTTCGTGTCCCGCGTGCGGGCCGCGCCCGAGCCCTCGGCCGTCAGAGCGCATGGTCAGGTCGGCGTGGCACTGGTCGTCGCCGTTTGACGCAGCAGCCGGAAGGCCCGCCTCAAAACGTGTCTCCAGGACGCGATGCGCGCATCCTGGAGACACGTTCACACGTCGCGGTGCCTCACGACGAGCACGGCGAGTGCGACCGCGGTCAGTGGCCAGAGTGCGTACACGATCCCCTCCAGGCCGGGGCGGGGACCCGGGTCATCCGGACCCAGCCGGCGGAGTCCGGCGAGGCTCTACGCGCCATCGAGACCACCAGCAGAGAGACGCTGTCGGGTCTTCGGCGCACGCTGGTGTCGCTCCGTCAGGCAGACCACGGCGCGACCGCTCCGGAGCAGTCACCACGCGCGCCCTCGCCGGGGCTGGCGGATGTCGAACGGCTGGCGGCAGCGACCGCGGACGCCGGAGTGGTCGTCGACCTGCGCCGCAGCGGGGAGCAACGCGCCCTGCCGGCCGATATCGACCTTTCCGCCTACCGCATCGTGCAGGAAGCACTGACCAACGTGGTCCGCCACGCGGACACCGGGCGTTGCCGGGTGGCCATCGACCACGGGGACGAGGAGCTGTCCGTGGAGATCGTCGACGACGGGCGCGGCATCACGGGGAACGGCTCGGCCCACGGCTTCGGCCTCGTGGGCATGCGGGAGCGGGTCGGCCTGCTCAACGGTCACCTCAGCGCCGGGCCGCGCCCCGAGGATGGCTTCCGGGTGGCGGTCCGGCTGCCGCTGTCCGCCCCCGTCGGCGTTGCGGTGGAGGTCCGGTGACCATCCGGGTGGTGCTCGCCGACGACCAACCGCTGGTGCGGTCCGGCCTGCGTGTACTCATGGCCGACCACCCCGACCTGGAGGTCGTCGGTGAGGCCGCCACCGGCACCGAAGCGGTCCAACTGGTCACGGAGGTCGCTCCCCACGTCGCGGTGATGGACATCCGCATGCCCGGCATGGACGGTATCGAGGCCACCCGCCTGATCACGGACGGTCCGGCTACGACCCGCGTCCTCATACTCACCACCTTCGACGAGGACGAGCGGCTCAGGAGGTCGGGCCGAGGGTTTTCTTGGCCAGCTCGAACGCGGGGAGCATCGCCTTGTGCTCCTCCGCGTTGAGGCCTCCGAGATGGATGACCACCCCACCGTGCTTGGTCATCACGCCCAGCGCACGTTCGGGCCTGACCTCGCCGGCGGACAGGTCGGTGACGCGGTAGCTGACTTCGGTGGCGTGCAGGCCACCGGCCTTGAGCTCGCGAAACGTGACGTTCCTCTTGAAGTTCTCAGCAGCGACGAACGCGTTCATCAGGGCGCGGGAGGTGCCGCCGGGCGCGGCTGCACCCTTCGTACCGGACCACACGGTGAGGAAGCCGATGTGGCCGGCGGGCTTGGCGTTGAGCTCACAGGCGGGCGTGAGCGGCCCCTGATGGCCGAGCGGACCCATCCGGTCCACCGTCGCCTGCGTGATGGCTGTCGCCTTCCAGGACGTCGCGGGGGTGAAGTGCACCGGCAGTACGCACGCCGTTCCCTTGTCGCCGAGCTTCGGCTCGGCGGCTTTCTTCTCGTCCCCGCCCCAGCCGAACGAGCAGCCGCTGAGCACGCTCATCGCGGCCACAGCGCCCAGCACGATCTGCGACACCTTGCGCATTCCGGAAATCCCCCGCACTTGAGCATGAAGTTTTGAAAATTCGCCGCAGCTTATACGACACGTTCGATCTCGAACCACACTGTTCTTCCCGCTGCAGCAGGAGCGAGGGCGCACATCCCATCCATCCGGCAGTACACAGATCAGTGTCAGTGCACAACCCGTACCGACTCGTCGTCCGGCGAGGCGTGAGTGTGACGCGGGGCTCAAGAAGGCCGAGCGCTGGGCGGGTCAGTCGTTCGGGATCGAGGGTGCTGCGTGCTGAGTGGCTGATGCGGCGTGAGCAGTGCAGAGAGCAAGGCTGCCTGGTCTGCCCCTTTTTTGAGTGGACAGGGGGTATGTGGAACGCGTAAGTTCCGCCTGCCGCTTGGACCGTTTCGGGGAGAGACGTCCCACTGCGCGCGCAAACACACTGATCAGAACCCGTGGGGGGTTTCGCATGTCTCATACGCCCGTCGCACCGCCACCGCCGCCGACATCCGGCTGGTCCGCTCCATCCGGCCCGCAGGCCCTACTCCGCTCGCCTCTCGGGCTCGCTAAAGCCGTCATGATCCTGCTCGGCCTCGTCATCGGTGCAGATCTGTTCGCGCTCTGGCAGGGCAACCACTCGTACCAACTGCTCGGCAAACTCATCGACGGCCTCGGTTCCGTGACCCCACAAGAAGCCAACCAGGCGGACAGCCTGTACGAGGCGTCCGGGATCGTGCAGATGGCGACTACCGTCGCGACCGCCGTGGTCTTTGTCGTCTGGTTCCATCGGACCCGCGTCAATGCCGAGGTGTTCGCCCCCGAATACCACGTCAAGAAGCGTGCCTGGGCAATTTGGGGCTGGGTCGTGCCGGTGGCCAACCTGTGGTTTCCCCGGCAGATAGCCGCCGACATCTGGAACGCCAGCGCCGACGGGAAATCCCGCTCCAGGGCGCTGCTCAACGGGTGGTGGCTGCTGTGGATCCTGAACCTGATCTTCGGACGCCTTGCCAGCCAGAGGTACGCGAGGGCCCGGGAAGCGGAAGAGATCAAGGGCGCGATCGCGGGGCTCATGGCCAGCGACGCCCTCAACATCCTGGCCGCCGTCCTTGCCATTCTCTTCGTACACCGCCTCACGCGGATGCAGCATGAGAAGGCGCTGCGCGGGCCGGTCTGGCAGTAGCGGGGCTCCGGCTTCTCACGGGCCCGGCTCCGACCGGTGCCGGGCCCGTGATCGCGTGCATCATCACCTGCCTGTCGAAGCATGAACGCGCCGCACTCACTGGGTTGTTGCCCGCCGGGTCAGCTTTCCCGTCCTGGGCGGGTTGACCTCGAAGGCGTACATGCCCCACCCGGCATGGACGGCGGGGCCTTCCTCGCCCAGGCCACCAGACGCTGACCGCGATCACCCTCCCGCCGCGCCGCCGCTCACCGGGCGCGAACCCGTCGGCAGTAGGACTCCAAGGCCCCCCGCAGCCCCTCGTCCGACTCGGGCAGGAACAGGGCGCGCAGCCCGCCCATGGGGTCGCAGATGTAGGCGTAGTCGTCCTCTTCCTCGAGGTCGTCATCGGGGTCTTCGTAGGGATCTTCGTGGGGGTCTTCTTCGTCGGGCTCGTCCCCGTCTTCCGGCTCCGGTACGGGCCCCGCCACCATCGGGACATCGAACATGCCGGGTTCGTCGGCAGGCCGCGGGCACCACCTCCACACGGCACCGCACTCCCGGACCTGGACTTCCCCGAAGTACCACCCCGCGCCCACCAGGAAGGGGGCATCCTTCGCGGCGGAGGCCTCTTCGTAGGTACGGAACGCCCCACGCACCAAGTCTTCGAGCCGGTCGAGGCTCTCGGGGGAGAAGTCCCATTCGACGGTTCCTCCGCCCGCTTCCTCGGCCCACGCGGGGAAAGCCGCCCGGCGTTCGGCCAGCCAGGCGTTCAGCCGGTGGTTGTCCTCCCAGTTCGGGCCCTCCAGGTCGTCCGCCTTCTCCAGCTCCTTCAGCTCCTCTCCCGTGAGGGGCGGAAGCGCCGGCGTCTCCAGATGTTCCGGGCGGACCAGCTCCCACAGCGCGGAGGGCCAGGTCGGCTCTCCCCAGACGTACTCGCGCTCCGGGACGCGGTCCGGGAAGCGGTCCACCACATCGCGCAGACTCTCGCCGGCGACGACATCCCGCAGCATGACGGGGAGAAGCTCGGCGTGGCCGTCGTAGCGGAGCCGCTGGTTGACGAACACGGCGCCGGCCCAGTAGCAATCCTCGGCGTGCCACGTGCCGGGCGGCGCATCGGGGTTGATCCCGCGGTACTGCCACTGGGCGTCCTTGCACTCGACGATGCACTTGCCCAGGTACCACGCCGCCATGACCCAGAAGGGTTCGTCGCTGGCCTCGTGGTAGTCCTCGACCGTCGGGAAGCTCTCGCGCAGCAACGCCTCCAGCAGGTCCAGGGACTTGAGGGTGAAGTTCCAGCGCTCCCGGCCGCCCGCCTCCTCGGCCCACCAGTCGAGATAGTCGATCATGCCGGCGTTCTGCCAGCGGTATGCGGTGTCCGCGGCCCTGAACAGGCATCCGTAGTGAACCCACGGCGTGGGCACCCGCTTCGGCCACCACTCCGGGTGCTTCCGCTGCCGGTCCCTGACCGCCTTGCGCAGCAGGCGCGCGACGGTGGCGAAGACCTTCCCCGTGCGCTCCTTGATGGCCTGACCTACGACCAGGAGCGGAACGACCGGCTCAAGGCCGAGGACCGGGTCCGGGCACACCACGGGCAACCCGTCCGTGCCCGCGCTCTCGTCCCAGTCCCAGCGTCCGCCCGCTTCCTCCAGTAGCGTCTCGCCCAGGTAGACGGCGACGGACTCGATGAACATCGCGTTCGAGTCGCTGCCGTCGTCGCCTCTGCAGAAGTCGAGCAGGTGCTCCTCCAGCTCCGGCAGCTCGCGGGCGCTGTAGTCGTGCTTCCATTCCTCGGAGGTGAACTGGTCGACGAACCGGTCCAGGATCTCGTGCAGGCACTCGATCCAGAGGTACAGCTTGTGGGCGGGAGAGCCCTCCGAGGCGTGCCTGCCCGCCATGTAGACGTCGTCCGCCATGTAGTCATCCATGTGATTCCCCCGTGTAGACATCCGTGAAGCCCGGCCCCCTACTGGCGGCCCGTCAAGTTCCGGACGAGACATGCGTCGTGAACCGTGAGCGCCGAGGCGGGCGCGACGGTATGGCTGCCGCTCCCCCGGCTACGCAGTGGCATCTCCGGGCCGCCGCCGGTGGAGGGCTCTTCGTGGTCGGGCCGCGCCGGTGAGACCGTCGACGCGTACGTGCCACAGTCAACAGGCTCGCTCGTATTCGACCTGGTCGAGCGGGTTGCCGTCGCCGAAGTCGAAGGCGCGCTCGGCGCCGGTCCCGGTGAAGCCGCACTTGGAGTAGAAGCGGCGGGACCGTGGGGTGTCGCGCAGCGTCCACAGGTGGACCCGCGCGAATCCGTCGTCGCGCAGGCGACGCAGCGTCTCGGTCATCAGTGCGGTGGCGATCCCACTGCCCCAGCCGTCCGGGTGTCCGTAGAAGGTGGGAATCTCTGCGAGTCCCGGCCGGGTCGAGGAGGAGAGGACGACGGAGAGTGCCAAGGGGCGGCCGTCGAGTACGGCGAGCAGGATCGTCCCTGGCCCTTCGGCGATCCGCGCGTGCCATCGAGTACGCCTGCTCTGGACAGCACGAGCAGCGAACTCCGGCTCGAAGAAGGGCGCATAGGCCGCCTCCCAGGCCGCGGCGTGGATCTCACCGAGGACGTCCCCGTCGTCCGCCCCTGCGCAGCGCACCTCGATCATGCGTTCACCCTACTGGCAGCGGCTCCCGGACCGCCTCGAATTCCGAACAGCGGCGGAGAGGGAGCGGCGCGGCGAGCCCTGCGGCGCCTCAGCCCAAGGTTGTTTCGCTCGGGTCGCCGGCAAGCACGGTGCAAGAAGCGCGCCGTAGGTGGCGCAGGATGAGCTGCGCCTTGCCGACGGCGAGCTCGGGCGGCGGGTTCCGTAGGACTCGCGGCGGGAGGGGCTAGTCGGACGCCCCAGGCCGGTAAGTCACAGTGCTCCGTCATCACCCGCGCTGGTGCCATGCCCACTGCGGACGGTACGGGCCGGCGTCGGCGAGTTCGGAAGATGACTCAGGCACGGGAGCCGAGACTCTGGTCGAGCCGACTGCGCAGACGAGCGGAAGACCCCCGGAGAGCCCCGAGTCGTCGTACCTCCTCCACTTCCAGTTCCCTCCGTTCCGCCAAGGCAAGAACGGCGGCGTAGGGCCGTTCGCCCTCCGTGAGCTTCGTTGCCACGGCATCGAGGACGGCCAGCAAAACGATGCGGTCCGCGCCGGGGTGTTCCGCCAGCAGGCGGAGGAGCATGTTGTCGTTCCAGGCACTGTCACGAGCCGCACTCAGCTCCAGAAGAGCAACGGTCGGCGTATGGACGTTGGCCGCCAGCGCGTGCCAGACGAAGGGGTAGGGGCATCGCACGAGTCGGTGCAGGACCGCACCGTCGTTCTCGGCACGCGCCAGTTCGAGGTAGTCAGCAGGCGTGTGCATGCCGTACAGCCCCCTCGGCATCGTCGAAGTCTCCATTTTGCCACCGTGGCCGACCGCGTAGGCCACACACATCAACTCACCTTCCGGCCACCGCAACTTACTGTGTCAGCTCGCTTCTCGAACTCATCTCCGGTCGCCCCTGCCGCATACCCAGCCACGGCAGCCACAGGTCCCCCACCCCTGCGGGGGCAGCGATATGAGGCGGTCTTGTCCCGGGCAGGGCAACGAGCCCACAGTGGCCCTACGCAGCGCAATTCGTGCGGGTGGAAGGGACGGGGGAAGGAAAGTGAATCGCACACAGAGTGTGGTGGTGTCGGTTGTTGCAGTCGGGGCAGCGATGGCTGTGCTGGCAGGGTGTGGCGGCATCGACGGAAAGATCGGTGACTACGACAGGGTGACGGTCTGGCCGGATGCCGATCCCCGGGGGCAGAAGCCGGTGGCCGATCTGACCACGCTCACG
This portion of the Streptomyces caniferus genome encodes:
- a CDS encoding LysE family translocator, yielding MDTTTLAAFLAVDLLLVFTPGADWAYAISAGLRDRSVVPAVTGLIAGYAGYTLLAVAGLVVIVASSPTLLTALTVAGAGYLVWLGCSVLRQPATLTASERTMDSSRLQIMLKGIGISGLNPKALLLYFSLFPQFIHPATGWPVAVQTGLLGTLHMTACAIVYFGVGVLARTVLKTRPAAARAVTRVSGAMMIVIGGFLLVERLAG
- a CDS encoding Lrp/AsnC family transcriptional regulator, producing MDAMDRKILAELQLDGRLTVTELAARVQLSVSPCHRRLRDLEREGAIRGYRAVVDPAALGLTFEALVFATLRWEDPDTVTAFEEAVAAVPHVLQAQRLFGEPDYLLRVATTDLTAFQQLYDQQLARLPGVQRLTSTLVMKHVVDDRPLPE
- a CDS encoding dienelactone hydrolase family protein, whose protein sequence is MQFTSEQRLDDGVLEREFTLGEIPGTLWTPESAAPAPLILMAHNNGLPKGEPRLVARARLSAAYGYAVATIDAAGCGDRPRSAADEQARADLRRAMQAGEPVDEIFESFIAPLVEKAVPEWRTTLDALLSLPEIGGPVGYAGWTALGIRLTAVEPRIAAAGFFAGGYVPRAQREEARQVTIPLLFLLQWDDEGNPRQRALDLFDAFGSKEKTLHANLGGHLGTPWFEREDGDRFFGRHLK
- a CDS encoding TetR/AcrR family transcriptional regulator — its product is MPKNRYHHGELRGALLDAAEALVRERGADGWSLREASLQVGVSPSAAYHHFSSREALVHALSGRVLAQLGERLSLAVKEASSEGRQQRLIAYARGYVRWALDDPAVARLAFGAGDPEIPLPTHPHDVLAAELDRLVDAGGLSAAARPGSEFLLWSAIHGLANLLVEGLVHLDDHQAIDLQTERLVRTVLNGLAHEHPAAPAWPQARSAHTERLAHQSVRPERPGTAVGDRGDRE
- a CDS encoding MBL fold metallo-hydrolase translates to MCQTEPSPHTATAGEPTPPDRADAPPPRVQGEPIEVAEGVFVIPDNRVPIVPNIGIVVGNHAALVIDTGIGQRNGRYVLEQARRLAGGRRLFLTLTHFHPEHGFGAQAFKGAATIVYNAAQRAELHRKGAAYADMFRGLSPAVAAELEGVQFVDPDVTYTGEAEVDLGGRTVLLREVGPAHTVGDQVVLVDDRVLFGGDLLETRMFPIAPYFPPHDTDVDADRWISVLDQLLALDPEIVVPGHGEVTDATLIREVRDYLGYVRAETTRLRGRGATEDEAAERISESARSRWSTWDHPEWTSFAVRAFYNGSSAV
- a CDS encoding sensor histidine kinase codes for the protein MPHDEHGECDRGQWPECVHDPLQAGAGTRVIRTQPAESGEALRAIETTSRETLSGLRRTLVSLRQADHGATAPEQSPRAPSPGLADVERLAAATADAGVVVDLRRSGEQRALPADIDLSAYRIVQEALTNVVRHADTGRCRVAIDHGDEELSVEIVDDGRGITGNGSAHGFGLVGMRERVGLLNGHLSAGPRPEDGFRVAVRLPLSAPVGVAVEVR
- a CDS encoding lipoprotein; this encodes MRKVSQIVLGAVAAMSVLSGCSFGWGGDEKKAAEPKLGDKGTACVLPVHFTPATSWKATAITQATVDRMGPLGHQGPLTPACELNAKPAGHIGFLTVWSGTKGAAAPGGTSRALMNAFVAAENFKRNVTFRELKAGGLHATEVSYRVTDLSAGEVRPERALGVMTKHGGVVIHLGGLNAEEHKAMLPAFELAKKTLGPTS
- a CDS encoding DUF4328 domain-containing protein; this encodes MILLGLVIGADLFALWQGNHSYQLLGKLIDGLGSVTPQEANQADSLYEASGIVQMATTVATAVVFVVWFHRTRVNAEVFAPEYHVKKRAWAIWGWVVPVANLWFPRQIAADIWNASADGKSRSRALLNGWWLLWILNLIFGRLASQRYARAREAEEIKGAIAGLMASDALNILAAVLAILFVHRLTRMQHEKALRGPVWQ
- a CDS encoding GNAT family N-acetyltransferase; amino-acid sequence: MIEVRCAGADDGDVLGEIHAAAWEAAYAPFFEPEFAARAVQSRRTRWHARIAEGPGTILLAVLDGRPLALSVVLSSSTRPGLAEIPTFYGHPDGWGSGIATALMTETLRRLRDDGFARVHLWTLRDTPRSRRFYSKCGFTGTGAERAFDFGDGNPLDQVEYERAC